A window from Litorilinea aerophila encodes these proteins:
- a CDS encoding response regulator, giving the protein MDEQKTLHLGLVTGDPFRAESLEQILQELGWQLTACVNLPEPERRLRRQPLDLILVDLDLPSAIAQLGELVRLFPHIPVLALATPQRLIELQDALQAGATGFVAFPIEVGHFQTTVLRTVQARSLQASPQAGAAARPRGARMIAVTGLKGGVGRSTLAVNLAVALRQQTDQDVILVEAHHHLGDLSLMLNVVPRHTLASLAKEENIDLDVIEGHLQPHRSGVRLLAAPPDLSQLVSLPVESWRLILQYLRELAAYVVVDTGAVADDVLSEVLTLADEILIVTGPDLASLRNALVLHNALESEANVQGRPHIVLNRAGVRGGLTEAASSAQLGERIGAEIPDDPALATFALNRGMPFVLSHPRSLLSRSVVRLAVTLAGKGAVKQASARARRRAGLPFFGRRRAVEAT; this is encoded by the coding sequence ATGGATGAGCAGAAAACGTTGCATCTCGGCCTGGTGACAGGCGACCCCTTCCGGGCTGAAAGTCTGGAGCAGATCCTCCAGGAGTTGGGCTGGCAGCTGACGGCCTGTGTCAACCTGCCGGAGCCAGAACGTCGGCTGCGGCGCCAGCCCCTGGACCTGATCCTGGTGGACCTGGACCTGCCTTCCGCCATTGCGCAACTGGGCGAGCTGGTCCGACTTTTCCCCCACATTCCTGTGCTGGCCCTGGCCACGCCCCAGCGGCTCATCGAGCTGCAGGATGCGCTCCAGGCGGGTGCCACTGGCTTTGTGGCCTTCCCCATCGAGGTGGGCCATTTCCAGACCACGGTCCTGCGGACGGTCCAGGCCCGCTCACTCCAGGCCTCGCCCCAGGCCGGTGCTGCTGCTCGTCCCCGGGGCGCCCGGATGATCGCGGTCACCGGCCTCAAGGGGGGCGTGGGGCGCAGTACCCTGGCCGTGAACCTGGCCGTGGCCCTGCGGCAGCAGACCGACCAGGATGTGATCCTGGTGGAGGCCCATCACCACCTGGGGGATCTTTCCCTGATGCTCAACGTGGTGCCCAGGCACACCCTGGCCAGTTTGGCGAAGGAAGAGAACATTGACCTGGACGTGATTGAAGGCCACCTCCAGCCCCACCGCAGCGGGGTTCGGCTGCTGGCCGCACCGCCGGATCTCTCCCAGTTGGTGAGCCTGCCTGTGGAGAGCTGGCGCCTGATTCTGCAGTATCTGCGGGAGCTGGCCGCCTATGTGGTGGTGGACACCGGCGCCGTCGCCGATGATGTCCTTTCCGAAGTGCTGACCCTGGCGGACGAGATCCTGATCGTCACCGGGCCGGACCTGGCCAGCCTGCGCAACGCGCTGGTACTACACAACGCGCTGGAGAGCGAGGCCAACGTACAGGGGCGCCCCCATATCGTCCTCAATCGGGCCGGTGTGCGTGGGGGGCTGACCGAGGCGGCCAGCAGTGCCCAGCTTGGAGAGCGGATCGGGGCGGAGATCCCGGACGATCCGGCCCTGGCCACCTTTGCCCTGAATCGGGGCATGCCCTTCGTCCTGAGCCATCCACGATCCTTGCTGAGCCGGTCGGTGGTGCGGCTGGCCGTAACCCTGGCCGGCAAGGGCGCTGTGAAGCAGGCGTCCGCCAGAGCCCGGCGGCGGGCGGGGCTGCCCTTTTTCGGGCGGCGGCGGGCCGTTGAAGCCACTTGA
- a CDS encoding Flp family type IVb pilin → MLFLISTLRMYLPVLIKDEKGQSLAEYGLLLALIAVVVVGTIAALGGEIADAFSAIVAELGGAQAP, encoded by the coding sequence ATGTTGTTCCTGATTTCCACCCTGCGCATGTACCTGCCTGTCTTGATCAAGGATGAAAAGGGACAGAGCCTGGCCGAGTACGGGTTGCTGTTGGCTCTGATTGCCGTGGTTGTAGTTGGCACCATCGCTGCCCTTGGGGGAGAAATCGCAGATGCGTTTAGCGCAATCGTAGCGGAGCTAGGAGGGGCACAAGCACCATAA
- a CDS encoding prepilin peptidase, whose protein sequence is MAFVAVLLLGLLAGWAANWAIETLPPAREGHPAGQASWAWPFHRLADLVAGQGQAPPSKAAGLRTLAVWGGAFLLVTLAYWRLGWSLQMVMVALVACFFLAIAVIDLEHRLVLNRMLLPALPFLLLAGLVIQWPRAASPLLGAAVGFGLFLAIALVRPGGMGMGDVKLAGAIGLVTGLSGIWIAVVICIFTGGLAALALLVYCRLRGQSVRGQTMAYAPYLVLGAWAALYFGPELWRLYLGLPLQG, encoded by the coding sequence ATGGCGTTTGTGGCCGTGTTACTCTTGGGGCTGCTGGCCGGCTGGGCCGCCAACTGGGCCATCGAGACCCTGCCGCCTGCGAGGGAAGGGCACCCTGCCGGGCAGGCAAGCTGGGCGTGGCCTTTCCACCGCCTGGCCGATCTCGTGGCGGGCCAGGGACAGGCGCCCCCGTCCAAGGCGGCAGGGCTACGCACCCTGGCCGTCTGGGGGGGGGCCTTCCTGCTGGTGACCCTGGCCTACTGGCGGTTGGGCTGGAGCCTGCAAATGGTCATGGTGGCCCTGGTGGCCTGCTTCTTCCTGGCCATTGCGGTCATCGACCTGGAACATCGGCTGGTTCTCAACCGGATGCTGTTGCCGGCCCTGCCCTTTTTGCTCCTGGCCGGGCTGGTCATCCAGTGGCCCCGGGCCGCATCGCCGCTGCTGGGGGCTGCCGTCGGTTTTGGCCTCTTCCTGGCGATTGCCCTGGTGCGCCCGGGCGGGATGGGCATGGGAGACGTCAAGCTGGCCGGCGCCATTGGCCTGGTGACCGGGTTATCCGGCATCTGGATCGCCGTTGTCATCTGCATTTTTACGGGGGGCCTCGCGGCGCTGGCCCTGTTGGTGTACTGTCGGCTGCGTGGGCAGTCCGTCCGGGGGCAGACCATGGCCTATGCGCCGTACCTGGTGTTGGGCGCCTGGGCGGCCCTCTACTTTGGGCCTGAACTCTGGAGGCTCTACCTGGGGCTTCCCCTGCAAGGATAG
- the cpaB gene encoding Flp pilus assembly protein CpaB has translation MKHSGLLWWVGALILASLAGLLAYGVLATAAPAAADRLDETTQPVVVAATNIPFRRSIGESELIIRNLPLDAVPEGAATSLDQVVGKMATVEIFANQPILTQYLVTPDIVTQAVALSVPEGKTVIAVPTQSKLISNRLIRPGDRIDLMATFDVEVQRSQGSGPLAETIALMQNLEVHAIILPATTVEEGPSSLTSQEGGVFRTPDEKGQSIILAVDPQDALTIRHILDVGGSLDLAVRAPSDDSVVDIKPVDQFYLAERYGIDLNRY, from the coding sequence ATGAAACACAGCGGACTTCTATGGTGGGTTGGTGCCCTGATTTTGGCATCTCTGGCTGGCCTGTTGGCCTACGGCGTGTTGGCCACAGCGGCGCCCGCCGCGGCCGATCGCTTAGATGAAACCACCCAGCCGGTGGTGGTGGCCGCGACCAACATTCCCTTCCGGCGCTCCATCGGCGAGAGCGAACTGATCATTCGCAACCTGCCCCTGGACGCCGTGCCGGAAGGGGCGGCCACGTCCCTGGATCAGGTGGTGGGCAAGATGGCCACGGTGGAGATCTTCGCCAACCAGCCCATCCTGACCCAGTACCTGGTGACGCCGGACATCGTCACCCAGGCCGTGGCCCTGTCCGTCCCGGAGGGGAAGACGGTGATCGCCGTCCCCACCCAGTCCAAGCTGATCAGCAACCGCCTGATCCGCCCCGGCGACCGCATTGACCTGATGGCCACCTTCGACGTGGAGGTCCAGCGCTCCCAGGGCAGCGGACCCCTGGCCGAGACCATCGCCCTGATGCAGAACCTGGAGGTTCACGCCATCATCCTCCCGGCCACCACCGTGGAGGAGGGGCCGTCCTCCCTGACCAGCCAGGAAGGGGGCGTCTTCCGCACCCCGGATGAAAAGGGGCAGTCCATCATCCTGGCCGTAGACCCTCAGGACGCCTTGACCATCCGCCACATCCTGGATGTGGGCGGCTCACTGGACCTGGCGGTGCGGGCTCCGTCCGACGATAGTGTGGTGGACATCAAGCCGGTGGATCAGTTCTACCTGGCCGAGCGTTACGGCATCGACCTCAACCGATACTAA
- a CDS encoding TadE/TadG family type IV pilus assembly protein: protein MEFALSASVILLLVIGMIEFTRAIYTASVVQAAAQEGARAGIVDPAEINEAVTRRMVGLDPDRAIIRSTVRDDSVQVEVIYPYEFITPFITGVMGADGVQLRGDTRMIVY, encoded by the coding sequence GTGGAATTTGCCCTCAGTGCCAGCGTGATTCTGCTGCTGGTGATCGGGATGATCGAATTCACCCGGGCGATCTACACCGCCAGCGTGGTCCAGGCCGCCGCCCAGGAAGGGGCCCGGGCCGGCATCGTCGACCCGGCCGAGATCAACGAGGCCGTCACCCGGCGCATGGTCGGGCTGGACCCGGACCGGGCCATCATTCGGTCCACCGTACGTGACGATAGTGTGCAAGTGGAGGTGATCTACCCGTACGAATTTATCACACCCTTCATCACCGGCGTGATGGGCGCCGACGGGGTGCAACTCCGGGGGGATACCCGCATGATCGTCTACTGA
- a CDS encoding glycoside hydrolase family 78 protein yields the protein MSPYSTQARGFSPGRLARLLGSCMVVVGFWLWMAAGGHLLAQEVDPTAPEAPQLLAPQDGAVTTGQSHPPLGVPVLQWTPVADATRYRVQVSESAAFADPVVEKTTVGTSYVPTEALKDGTYYWRVRAEQGAVAGPYSETRRFTKDWSNGGALAPQLLSPAHDSEIAAFGHQDFRWSPVYGAATYRLEVALDEGFTNLVYSATAVKHQHTPTARFANNRYYWRVTPVDAAGNYSQSSPVWSFVYNWNTAPQLLAPDDGLEPAYVPRFQWTAVEGAHTYQLEISTEEDFSSKTIYQTANTEYTPVKQLNNDQDYYWRVKAIDYGGHSSPWSEVRHFRTRWYFQPTLLTPANNAILQSYPFFSWTPIPGVERYQIQIDKSSSFDRPIADIKIYNVTSYAQPEWRDVLIEGSYYWRVRGIDAEDNYTPWSDTRAFRVGYTTTPNPIYPPYYYPPNTAELPVHRDETVAWPLFIWDSALSYNSDTGLTQRPDYYQLTVSSDPAFQTINFQIETLGNAAAPTLAHPFNGLVDGQTYYWRVRAYKDGGQMGSENIWLARIDRGSSTLPVTESIQLIYPADAFEAVEVPPILGWLPVAGADRYRVQVSRDRDFTDVVDEATATHLNYVPWQGRLEAMPMGTYWWRVQAQDASGSPLGGWSEVRHFNLSYDLIMGNPYDFVPPATSLLDTQGGYDPLLTQVATSPDGGWGAYELGDLHIMLNRPTGDENNLYWVIAFGTPNPVTGTVRYGLYVDVDHREGEGGSTDPMGKPIAVDPLYAPDYVLYIDRNGDTLDAGNSFFLEWDGQSWMPRPSLAGIGGQVHYDSTTQAVQLQVPFTALGAGREDFVGSLAITVFSTTTDPADGLRDSLPVQAGTLNRPAFVSDMLTPLYPFDTPLSNPFVFQDMPPIRWRTPYFDSVDGYQVQLAKDPKFTQVVEEWETYESSTWSFFTLLPATFQSIQAREDNESYYWRVRIRHERYRTSSSYFDYGPWSPPMRFKLSSRVPTNPRVIPEGVVTTPTFVWDRVEGAAGYVLQVDDDANFSKPVIDVKVGATSYTWTDPLPDGTYYWRVAIRRSDKVMGQWTAPMSFTKRSLAPTLLSPVGGVVINEQPTFTWAPVLTNTGTLRMAAPRYRLQISGDPNFSNPATYTTESTTYTPAKRQTLPDGTYYWRVAVIDADNNLGAYSEPQSFYKEYLPPHLMEPQQGAAVTPATVFRWDPIHGAANYRIQIDEDPFFGSAESATTDNAAYAATKELKGPLVYWRVQMLDEDNNPGPYEVGQVALQQFAIYLPLVANP from the coding sequence ATGTCCCCATACTCGACCCAGGCCCGGGGCTTTTCCCCAGGTCGATTGGCCCGGCTGTTAGGCTCCTGCATGGTTGTGGTGGGCTTCTGGCTCTGGATGGCGGCCGGCGGCCATCTGCTGGCCCAGGAGGTGGATCCTACCGCGCCGGAGGCGCCCCAGCTGCTGGCACCCCAAGATGGGGCAGTGACCACCGGCCAGAGCCACCCACCCCTGGGCGTACCGGTCCTCCAATGGACGCCGGTGGCCGATGCTACCCGCTACCGGGTCCAGGTGAGCGAATCGGCCGCCTTCGCCGACCCCGTCGTGGAAAAGACCACGGTGGGTACCTCCTACGTGCCCACCGAAGCGCTGAAAGACGGCACCTACTACTGGCGAGTCCGGGCCGAGCAGGGCGCAGTGGCCGGTCCCTACTCGGAAACCCGGCGCTTTACCAAAGACTGGAGCAACGGCGGCGCCCTCGCTCCCCAACTCCTCTCGCCGGCCCACGACAGCGAGATCGCCGCCTTCGGCCACCAGGATTTCCGCTGGAGTCCCGTGTACGGCGCGGCGACCTACCGGCTGGAGGTGGCCCTGGATGAAGGCTTTACCAACCTGGTCTACAGCGCCACCGCGGTGAAGCACCAGCACACCCCCACCGCCCGGTTCGCCAACAACCGCTACTACTGGCGGGTGACCCCCGTCGACGCCGCTGGTAACTATAGCCAGTCAAGCCCGGTCTGGTCCTTTGTCTACAACTGGAATACGGCTCCCCAGCTCCTGGCCCCGGATGATGGCCTGGAGCCGGCCTACGTGCCCCGCTTCCAGTGGACCGCAGTGGAAGGGGCCCACACCTATCAGTTGGAGATCAGCACAGAAGAGGACTTCAGCAGCAAGACGATCTACCAGACGGCCAACACCGAGTACACGCCGGTGAAGCAGCTCAACAACGACCAGGACTACTACTGGCGGGTCAAGGCCATCGACTACGGCGGCCACAGCAGCCCCTGGAGCGAAGTGCGCCACTTCCGCACCCGGTGGTACTTCCAGCCCACCCTGCTGACGCCGGCCAACAACGCCATCCTCCAGTCCTACCCTTTCTTCAGTTGGACCCCCATCCCCGGCGTGGAACGGTATCAAATCCAGATCGACAAAAGCTCCTCCTTCGATCGCCCCATCGCGGATATCAAAATTTATAATGTGACCTCCTACGCCCAGCCGGAATGGAGAGATGTTCTGATCGAGGGCAGCTACTACTGGCGGGTCCGGGGTATCGACGCGGAGGACAACTACACACCCTGGAGCGATACCCGCGCCTTTCGCGTCGGTTACACCACCACCCCCAACCCCATCTACCCACCCTACTACTACCCGCCCAATACGGCCGAGCTGCCCGTCCATCGGGATGAGACCGTGGCCTGGCCCCTCTTCATCTGGGACAGCGCCCTCAGCTACAACTCGGACACCGGGCTGACCCAGCGGCCGGACTACTACCAGCTCACCGTGAGCTCGGACCCGGCCTTCCAGACCATCAACTTCCAGATCGAGACCCTGGGCAATGCCGCCGCCCCGACCCTGGCCCATCCTTTCAACGGGCTGGTGGACGGCCAGACCTACTACTGGCGGGTCCGGGCCTACAAGGACGGCGGCCAGATGGGCAGCGAAAACATCTGGCTGGCCCGCATCGACCGGGGCAGCTCCACCCTGCCGGTCACCGAGAGCATCCAGTTGATCTATCCGGCCGACGCTTTCGAGGCGGTGGAGGTGCCGCCCATCCTGGGCTGGCTGCCCGTGGCCGGCGCCGACCGCTACCGGGTACAGGTCAGCCGGGACCGGGACTTCACCGACGTCGTGGATGAGGCCACGGCCACCCACCTCAACTACGTGCCCTGGCAGGGCCGCCTGGAAGCCATGCCCATGGGCACCTACTGGTGGCGAGTCCAGGCCCAGGATGCCAGCGGATCGCCCCTGGGCGGGTGGAGCGAGGTGCGCCACTTCAACCTCTCCTACGACCTGATCATGGGCAACCCATACGATTTCGTGCCGCCGGCCACCAGCCTGCTGGATACCCAAGGCGGCTATGACCCCCTCCTGACCCAGGTCGCCACCAGCCCGGACGGCGGCTGGGGGGCCTATGAGCTGGGCGACCTGCACATTATGCTGAACCGCCCAACGGGTGACGAAAATAACCTCTACTGGGTGATCGCCTTCGGCACGCCCAATCCGGTCACCGGCACCGTACGCTATGGCCTCTACGTGGATGTGGATCATCGGGAAGGGGAAGGGGGAAGCACGGATCCCATGGGCAAGCCCATCGCTGTGGATCCCCTCTACGCGCCGGACTACGTCCTCTACATCGACCGAAACGGGGACACGCTGGACGCCGGAAACAGCTTCTTCCTGGAATGGGACGGACAGAGCTGGATGCCCCGGCCCAGCCTGGCCGGCATCGGCGGCCAGGTCCACTATGACAGCACCACCCAGGCCGTCCAGCTCCAGGTTCCCTTCACCGCTTTGGGCGCCGGCCGGGAGGACTTCGTGGGCAGCCTGGCCATCACCGTCTTCAGCACCACCACCGACCCGGCAGACGGCCTGCGGGACAGCCTGCCCGTCCAGGCCGGCACCCTCAACCGCCCGGCCTTTGTCTCGGACATGCTCACGCCCCTCTATCCCTTTGATACCCCGCTCTCCAACCCCTTCGTCTTCCAGGACATGCCGCCCATCCGCTGGCGCACGCCCTACTTCGACTCGGTGGATGGCTACCAGGTGCAGCTGGCCAAGGACCCCAAATTCACCCAGGTGGTGGAGGAGTGGGAGACCTATGAGAGCAGCACCTGGTCATTTTTCACCCTCCTGCCCGCCACCTTCCAGTCCATCCAGGCCCGGGAGGACAACGAGAGCTACTACTGGCGGGTGCGCATCCGCCACGAGCGCTATCGAACCAGCAGCAGCTACTTCGACTACGGCCCCTGGTCGCCCCCCATGCGCTTCAAGCTGAGCAGCCGGGTCCCCACCAATCCCCGGGTCATCCCCGAGGGCGTGGTGACCACGCCCACCTTCGTGTGGGACCGGGTGGAGGGCGCCGCCGGCTACGTGCTGCAGGTGGACGACGACGCCAATTTCAGCAAACCGGTGATCGACGTGAAGGTGGGCGCCACCAGCTACACCTGGACGGATCCCCTGCCGGACGGCACCTACTACTGGCGGGTGGCCATCCGGCGCTCGGACAAGGTCATGGGCCAGTGGACCGCGCCCATGAGCTTTACCAAGCGATCCCTGGCGCCCACCCTCCTCAGCCCCGTCGGCGGTGTAGTCATCAACGAGCAGCCCACTTTCACCTGGGCGCCGGTGTTGACCAACACCGGGACCCTGCGCATGGCCGCGCCCCGCTATCGGCTCCAGATCAGCGGCGACCCCAACTTCAGCAACCCGGCCACCTACACCACCGAGTCCACCACCTACACGCCGGCCAAACGCCAAACCCTGCCGGATGGCACCTACTACTGGCGGGTGGCCGTGATCGACGCGGATAACAACCTGGGGGCCTACAGCGAGCCTCAATCCTTCTACAAGGAATACCTGCCGCCCCATCTGATGGAACCGCAGCAGGGCGCGGCCGTCACCCCGGCCACCGTCTTCCGCTGGGATCCCATCCACGGGGCGGCGAACTACCGCATCCAGATCGACGAAGATCCCTTCTTTGGCTCCGCTGAAAGCGCCACCACCGACAACGCCGCCTATGCCGCCACCAAGGAGCTGAAAGGCCCGCTGGTCTACTGGCGGGTGCAGATGCTGGACGAAGACAACAACCCAGGGCCCTATGAAGTGGGCCAGGTGGCGCTCCAGCAGTTCGCCATCTACCTGCCCCTGGTGGCAAATCCCTGA
- a CDS encoding TadE/TadG family type IV pilus assembly protein: MKNNPQPGTSRPRPGERGSSLVEMALIFPVLLLLALGTMDIGMGFRTYIGLTNAAREGARWLTSHPDDVDGALARVSEEAGRLGLSVGAISDGGVAVEISPQRSSYSAGERITVTVQYDYPLLFGSFTGLPTVPFRIGATMVVLYDGS; the protein is encoded by the coding sequence ATGAAGAACAATCCACAGCCTGGAACCTCCCGGCCGCGACCCGGGGAGCGGGGCAGCAGCCTGGTGGAGATGGCTCTGATCTTTCCCGTCCTGCTCCTGCTGGCCCTGGGCACCATGGACATCGGCATGGGCTTCCGCACCTATATTGGCCTGACCAACGCCGCCCGGGAAGGCGCCCGCTGGCTGACTTCCCACCCGGACGACGTGGATGGCGCGCTGGCCCGGGTCAGCGAGGAGGCCGGGCGCCTGGGCCTCAGCGTGGGCGCCATCAGCGATGGCGGCGTCGCAGTGGAGATCTCGCCCCAGCGCTCCTCCTACAGCGCCGGCGAGCGGATCACTGTCACCGTCCAGTATGACTATCCCTTGCTCTTTGGTTCGTTTACTGGTCTTCCCACAGTGCCGTTCCGCATCGGTGCAACCATGGTGGTGCTCTATGATGGCTCCTGA
- a CDS encoding SdrD B-like domain-containing protein, whose product MMAPETVRAGRSKQPGRNKQCPCLWGRMEEMWRQEEGANLVLISLLLVALMGFAGLAIDGSNAYFQRQRMQLAADAAALAGARELATSPVVLMDQVDAVIREVAMANGADEVTWRLINNNTGVHVVAQRTFGTYFARVLGQGTMSARASAAAEATYQPVSATDNLFPMTLSCDCVSLGADQTFVYMDTPPTPEGSEPTATPTATPTATPTPTATAQPTQEATPTATPTATPTVQPPAEPEKVIIALNDNKNTKYAITFDGRTGNTWHYTVYELRGRDLSHWDLGIGSCLDRIVNASPGGAEMGVDGSTGFYGIKWDVSDGFSSGSFAITLDGDYPAGTVEALVKGGPNSATGQITGPICDDAQSQTTAAAASAPDDDTTYTTFATYASEAPDPGPVTIELLDNKNSTYEVTMVQKRGNTWTYRVREVRGRDLSHWNLGIGTCLDHIVSTSPGGAEMGTDGSTGFYGIKWDVSDSFEDAQFSITLDADYPAGTVEVLAKAGTKSKAEQIMGPICDGSVEPVEEMGPCLDTIDFETNAAGSPLSKGQIIDEEWAAWGIHVTTDRGPGHPAMIFDSTQPSGGDADLGTPNEDFGGPGDGEGGGVGEPGENNRAQGKVLIISEDGDMSDPDDNGSGGTILFTFDHPVQIDQVHILDIDDDEAGGWVAAYSDSGGQQLLTKVEMLGLGDNSFQVVPLYVSGVRRLAIHFPASGAVAAIASCQSSPVNLYRLGDRIWQDTNGNGIQDEGEPGIANVELELTIVGQPQVVDRVTTDGEGRYAFENLPAGNYMVKVADSNFNSGGPLAGYTYSPRDSASDDVDSDFNESTGKAVAIVANGDNLTVDGGFVPPASPPPPPDDEDEGDIGGGSDGGDDGGENMCELTWLDWNGGSSSVNELRQNIQDLSRSGKWRIGDVIPKGPPFNNGTQVASQLRDWEGKSFIIPLSRANGNGRLVCGFARVTLIDYEAVGNRQSFVMRFLRWLARGEVEEGAPDFGLRDVRVER is encoded by the coding sequence ATGATGGCTCCTGAAACTGTCCGGGCCGGGCGCAGCAAGCAGCCTGGACGCAACAAACAGTGCCCCTGCCTGTGGGGGCGAATGGAAGAGATGTGGCGGCAGGAGGAGGGCGCCAACCTGGTCCTGATCTCCCTGCTGCTGGTGGCCCTGATGGGCTTTGCCGGCCTGGCCATCGACGGCAGCAACGCCTATTTCCAGCGCCAGCGCATGCAGTTGGCCGCAGATGCCGCCGCGCTGGCCGGCGCCCGGGAGCTGGCCACCTCCCCCGTGGTCCTGATGGACCAGGTGGATGCCGTCATCCGGGAAGTGGCCATGGCCAACGGCGCGGACGAGGTCACCTGGCGCCTGATCAACAACAATACCGGCGTCCACGTGGTGGCCCAGCGCACCTTTGGCACCTACTTCGCCCGGGTGCTGGGGCAGGGCACCATGAGCGCCCGGGCCTCGGCCGCGGCCGAAGCCACCTACCAGCCAGTTTCGGCCACCGACAACCTCTTTCCCATGACCCTTTCCTGTGACTGTGTCAGCCTGGGGGCAGATCAGACATTTGTTTATATGGATACGCCGCCTACGCCCGAAGGAAGCGAGCCCACCGCCACCCCCACGGCGACCCCCACCGCTACGCCTACCCCCACGGCCACAGCCCAGCCCACCCAGGAGGCGACTCCCACGGCGACCCCCACCGCCACCCCCACGGTCCAGCCCCCGGCCGAACCGGAAAAGGTGATCATTGCCTTGAACGATAACAAAAATACCAAATATGCCATCACCTTTGACGGGCGGACCGGAAACACCTGGCATTACACCGTCTACGAGCTGCGGGGGCGGGATCTGAGCCACTGGGATCTGGGCATCGGCTCCTGCCTGGATCGGATTGTGAATGCCTCGCCCGGGGGCGCAGAGATGGGGGTAGACGGCAGCACCGGCTTCTACGGCATCAAGTGGGACGTCTCCGACGGTTTCAGCAGCGGCTCCTTCGCCATCACCCTGGACGGCGACTACCCGGCCGGCACGGTGGAGGCGCTGGTGAAAGGCGGGCCCAACTCGGCCACCGGCCAGATCACCGGCCCTATCTGTGATGATGCCCAAAGCCAGACGACCGCGGCGGCTGCTTCCGCGCCGGACGACGACACCACTTATACCACCTTCGCCACCTACGCCAGCGAAGCGCCCGATCCCGGCCCGGTCACCATCGAGCTGCTGGACAACAAAAACTCCACCTATGAGGTCACCATGGTCCAGAAGAGGGGCAACACCTGGACCTATCGGGTGCGGGAAGTGCGGGGGCGAGACCTGAGCCACTGGAACCTGGGCATCGGCACCTGCCTGGACCACATTGTGAGCACCAGCCCCGGGGGCGCCGAAATGGGTACCGATGGCAGCACCGGCTTCTACGGCATCAAGTGGGACGTCTCCGACAGTTTCGAGGACGCCCAGTTCTCCATCACCCTGGATGCCGACTATCCCGCCGGCACGGTGGAGGTCCTGGCCAAGGCGGGCACCAAATCCAAGGCAGAACAGATCATGGGGCCCATCTGCGATGGCTCCGTAGAACCGGTGGAAGAGATGGGCCCCTGCCTGGACACCATCGATTTCGAGACCAACGCGGCCGGCTCTCCCCTGAGCAAGGGCCAGATCATCGACGAAGAGTGGGCGGCCTGGGGCATCCACGTCACCACCGACCGGGGTCCCGGCCACCCGGCCATGATCTTCGACAGCACCCAGCCCAGCGGCGGCGATGCCGACCTGGGCACCCCCAACGAGGATTTCGGCGGGCCCGGCGATGGCGAAGGTGGCGGCGTGGGTGAGCCCGGCGAGAACAACCGGGCCCAGGGCAAGGTCCTGATCATCTCCGAGGACGGCGACATGTCCGACCCGGATGACAACGGCAGCGGCGGCACCATCCTCTTCACCTTCGATCACCCCGTCCAGATCGATCAGGTGCACATCCTGGACATCGATGACGACGAGGCCGGCGGTTGGGTCGCTGCCTACAGCGACAGCGGCGGACAGCAGCTCCTGACCAAGGTGGAGATGCTGGGGCTGGGCGACAACAGCTTCCAGGTGGTGCCCCTCTATGTCTCCGGTGTGCGTCGGCTGGCCATCCACTTCCCGGCCAGCGGCGCGGTGGCGGCCATCGCCTCCTGCCAGAGCTCGCCGGTCAACCTCTACAGGCTGGGGGATCGCATCTGGCAGGACACCAATGGCAACGGCATCCAGGATGAGGGGGAGCCGGGCATTGCCAACGTGGAACTGGAACTGACCATCGTGGGCCAGCCCCAGGTGGTGGACCGGGTGACCACCGACGGGGAGGGGCGCTACGCCTTTGAAAACCTGCCCGCCGGCAACTACATGGTGAAGGTGGCCGACAGCAACTTCAACAGCGGCGGTCCCCTGGCCGGCTATACCTACAGCCCCCGGGACAGCGCCAGCGACGACGTGGACAGCGACTTTAACGAGTCCACCGGCAAGGCCGTGGCCATCGTGGCCAACGGTGACAACCTGACCGTGGATGGCGGCTTCGTACCCCCTGCCTCGCCGCCCCCGCCGCCCGACGACGAAGACGAGGGGGACATCGGTGGCGGCAGTGACGGCGGTGATGATGGGGGCGAGAACATGTGCGAATTGACCTGGCTGGACTGGAACGGCGGCTCCAGCAGCGTGAACGAGCTGCGCCAGAACATCCAGGACCTGAGCCGCAGCGGCAAGTGGCGCATCGGAGATGTGATCCCCAAGGGGCCGCCATTCAATAACGGCACCCAGGTGGCCAGCCAGCTCCGGGATTGGGAAGGCAAGTCCTTCATCATCCCCCTCTCCCGGGCCAACGGCAATGGCCGTCTGGTCTGTGGCTTCGCCCGGGTGACCCTGATCGACTACGAGGCTGTCGGCAACCGGCAGTCCTTTGTCATGCGCTTCCTGCGCTGGTTGGCCCGGGGCGAAGTGGAAGAGGGCGCGCCGGATTTCGGCCTGCGGGACGTCCGGGTCGAACGGTGA